The window ATCAGATTGAGAAACTCCTCAAATCTGAAATAAACACAATCATCAAAACCTATCAGTTCGATACCATTGAGATCTGTAGAAGATGAGGTCATCTGttcataaattctaattcaaattTCATTAAAGAAGTGTCAACAAACGCAAAATTCGAAGATGATAGAGCGAATCAAACTCCATATTTATACTTGTAAACCGACACAGAGAGAGGGCAAACCAGAAAATCAAAGaggaaaagaaatagaaacctGAAGTTAAGCTCAAAGCGATGGTGATGCGTACAGAAATTAGGGGGGTAGGGACGTGAAGGGAGGAGGGATCGAGAGACGACGGAGGACGAAGAAACGTTTGCTAGAGTTTTTCTGGTTTCCTTTTCTAccctttcttccttttttttttctttttttttaacaccccCGTTTCTTCCTTAATTATTAAATGTGTAGGTTCGATTatcatcttaattttttttttttttacattatcaTCATCAATTGGAATAAATTAACTGTAAAACTtacaaattaatcaaaatctgaaGTAACATTAatactgtatatatattcatttctGCTTAATTTAAGAGTCTTGCTAGCtattgaaatttataaaatcttCCGAAGTGAACAAATTAAAGAGTCTCGTCTTGTTCTTTTACAATCAGTCTAATAAAGCATTCCGACCACTGCCACACAAGTTGATCAAATCCATGAGAACAGAGTACAACACATCCAGAGACAAATGCCCCAACGACTTCCTACTCTCCGACACTCCTTTCCTCTCCTCGGTGCACCCATTCTCCATCACAAGCCACCATGATATGCATCCCTTTACATCTTCCGGGTTTACTTGTCCCACAAGGCTCACTCTCTCCCCTTCCACTATCTCTAGCGACAGAGACAGAAAATCCCTGCTCGCTTTTGTCCCTACCGTCCTTGCTTCCTCCAGTAACCAACACACTATCTGACTCGCCACCTTCCCAAAAGATATTTTCCATCAATGATTTGCTATAGACACATCACACATGTTAAGATACGAAGAGTGTGTCTGAACATACCTGTTGGAGAATTATCACGGGAAGGTCGGCCAAGTCGCATTCGTACTTGTTCATGGAGAATAAATTGCACGAAGTGCTTTTCAGTAAGCCCACCACATTGGGAGTGCATTCCGCTTCGATACTGATACAATCATCCTTCACCACCACTTTGGTCCGGAACTGCGTCTTAAGATTCCTCTTACCATCTGGAGACTGGCTTTCAGAATTTCCTTGAGGGATGATTGATGGAGGAACAGTCATGAGTACAGTCCATGAAGATGTCCGAGAATTCCATGTAGGATGAGATATCAAATGAAGATACGGGACCTTGCAGACCTGTTCAAAGGAATGAACCCAAGATGACAACAAGTTTCTTGATAGAGAATGAACatccaataaaatttaatgcATCCGGGAACATACCACGCTTTCTAGTTGCACAAGAACTCTAGCTGAGAAGATTCTATGCGCCAAAGATAAGCAGAAATGATCAAGAAGTCCAGAGTTGTTCTCCTTTGCGGTTTGATTGGATGCTCTGTTGCTTTTTGACTTTGGCTGATCTTTAGCTTTGCCAAAGGCATGCTCGTGGAAAATCTGTTGCAAGTATATTTCAAAGCTGGCACGACTAGGGAACCCAAGCTTGTTCACACGATAGTCTCCTTCCGCTGATGATTCAATGAGCATGTTTGCAGATTCCGACTTCTTGATGCTGGCGTTTTTGCCCGATGGGTAGAGAGATACAAACAAAGAAGCTCCTTGGCCGATGTTCATTTCCAT of the Brassica rapa cultivar Chiifu-401-42 chromosome A03, CAAS_Brap_v3.01, whole genome shotgun sequence genome contains:
- the LOC103856430 gene encoding mediator of RNA polymerase II transcription subunit 17 — translated: MDSDMEISLDRLPIKRLESIEENGAERFPSDVGYDDKRVSLIRRIDFAWALEEEDELKNNKKKKKTSKEGPEQWQWKGMVENLQLAHQELSVIIDLINTVEANDAVTVAGMTRPKPMPNEILSDLAVSTATKLQSYRHLGKFFKQSAKSLEQKVNREARFYGALIRLQRNWKVKRQRVLASNASNEGFTIDLSDSSIYDPASGFRPSTLSTIRVEHDSAGMLAINLPQDSCYSLRFGFVGLNSIDNPNESDEHVDSTTGQDSITEKQSVSDDESVKETHSLLREVHKSIFAEQLFDMLNREAFSEGVGFSISGIRENFMEMNIGQGASLFVSLYPSGKNASIKKSESANMLIESSAEGDYRVNKLGFPSRASFEIYLQQIFHEHAFGKAKDQPKSKSNRASNQTAKENNSGLLDHFCLSLAHRIFSARVLVQLESVVCKVPYLHLISHPTWNSRTSSWTVLMTVPPSIIPQGNSESQSPDGKRNLKTQFRTKVVVKDDCISIEAECTPNVVGLLKSTSCNLFSMNKYECDLADLPVIILQQVASQIVCWLLEEARTVGTKASRDFLSLSLEIVEGERVSLVGQVNPEDVKGCISWWLVMENGCTEERKGVSESRKSLGHLSLDVLYSVLMDLINLCGSGRNALLD